A section of the Drosophila bipectinata strain 14024-0381.07 unplaced genomic scaffold, DbipHiC1v2 scaffold_165, whole genome shotgun sequence genome encodes:
- the LOC138927074 gene encoding histone H3, with protein MARTKQTARKSTGGKAPRKQLATKAARKSAPATGGVKKPHRYRPGTVALREIRRYQKSTELLIRKLPFQRLVREIAQDFKTDLRFQSSAVMALQEASEAYLVGLFEDTNLCAIHAKRVTIMPKDIQLARRIRGERA; from the coding sequence atggctCGTACAAAGCAGACTGCTCGTAAATCGACTGGTGGCAAGGCCCCACGCAAACAACTGGCTACAAAGGCCGCACGTAAAAGTGCGCCAGCCACCGGAGGAGTAAAGAAGCCCCATCGCTATCGCCCCGGAACTGTGGCTCTCCGTGAGATCCGTCGCTACCAGAAGAGTACTGAGCTGTTGATCCGTAAACTGCCATTCCAGCGGTTGGTGCGTGAAATAGCTCAGGATTTCAAGACAGATTTGCGCTTCCAGAGCTCTGCTGTGATGGCTTTGCAGGAAGCTAGCGAAGCCTATCTGGTTGGTCTGTTTGAAGATACCAATTTGTGCGCCATCCATGCTAAGCGTGTTACTATTATGCCCAAAGACATCCAGCTGGCCCGTCGTATCCGTGGAGAGCGCGCTTAA
- the LOC138927073 gene encoding histone H4 — protein MTGRGKGGKGLGKGGAKRHRKVLRDNIQGITKPAIRRLARRGGVKRISGLIYEETRGVLKVFLENVIRDAVTYTEHAKRKTVTAMDVVYALKRQGRTLYGFGG, from the coding sequence atgacTGGACGCGGTAAAGGTGGCAAAGGTCTGGGAAAAGGTGGCGCTAAGCGTCATCGCAAAGTCTTGCGTGATAACATCCAGGGTATTACGAAGCCAGCTATCCGTCGTTTGGCTCGTCGTGGCGGTGTGAAGCGCATCTCTGGTCTTATCTACGAGGAAACTCGTGGAGTTCTAAAAGTGTTTTTGGAGAACGTAATTCGCGATGCTGTCACCTACACCGAACACGCCAAAAGGAAGACCGTGACGGCCATGGATGTTGTTTATGCCCTGAAGAGACAAGGACGCACTCTATACGGCTTTGgcggttaa
- the LOC122321079 gene encoding histone H1-like has product MSDSAVATSASPVAAPPAPAEKKVAAKKATGSAATKAKKTAAPPSHPPTQQMVDASIKNLKERGGSSLLAIKKYITATYKCDAQKLAPFIKKYLKSAVANGKLIQTKGKGASGSFKLSASAKKEPKPKPSSVEKKTKSKKVSTKKTGATTKKAAGAADKKPKTKKAVATKKTAEKKKPEKAKAKDAKKSGTVKAKTVATKVKPSSAKPKAAKAPKAKPAASAKPKKTVKKAPAPTTAKKPKAKTTAAKK; this is encoded by the coding sequence atgtcTGATTCAGCAGTAGCTACATCCGCGTCTCCTGTGGCAGCTCCACCGGCGCCGGCTGAGAAGAAAGTAGCAGCCAAAAAGGCAACTGGATCTGCTGCCACAAAAGCGAAGAAGACCGCAGCACCACCATCGCATCCGCCAACTCAACAAATGGTAGACGCTTCAATTAAGAATTTGAAGGAGCGTGGGGGCTCCTCGCTTCTAGCAATCAAGAAGTACATCACTGCCACATACAAGTGCGATGCTCAGAAACTGGCTCCTTTCATCAAGAAGTACCTGAAGTCTGCTGTGGCCAATGGTAAGCTGATCCAGACGAAGGGAAAGGGTGCTTCTGGTTCCTTTAAATTATCGGCTTCAGCCAAAAAGGAGCCCAAGCCGAAGCCTTCTTCTGTtgagaaaaaaactaaaagcaagAAGGTATCGACCAAGAAGACCGGAGCCACGACTAAGAAGGCCGCGGGAGCTGCCGACAAGAAgccgaaaactaaaaaagccgTGGCTACCAAGAAGACAGCTGAAAAGAAGAAACCCGAGAAGGCCAAGGCAAAGGACGCTAAGAAGTCTGGTACCGTTAAGGCTAAAACAGTAGCAACAAAAGTGAAGCCATCATCGGCGAAACCAAAGGCAGCTAAAGCCCCAAAGGCTAAACCAGCTGCATCCGCTAAGCCCAAGAAGACggtaaagaaagcaccagctcCTACTACCGCAAAGAAGCCGAAAGCTAAGACCACggcagcgaaaaaataa
- the LOC122321084 gene encoding histone H2B, producing MPPKTSGKAAKKAGKAQKNITKNDKKKKRKRKESYAIYIYKVLKQVHPDTGISSKAMSIMNSFVNDIFERIAAEASRLAHYNKRSTITSREIQTAVRLLLPGELAKHAVSEGTKAVTKYTSSK from the coding sequence atgccgccgaaaaccagtggaaaggcagccaagaaggctggcaaagctcagaaaaatataaccaagaacgataagaagaagaagcgcaaGAGGAAGGAAAGCTATGCCATCTACATCTACAAGGTTCTGAAGCAGGTCCACCCTGACACTGGAATTTCGTCTAAAGCTATGAGTATAATGAACAGCTTCGTGAACGATATCTTTGAGCGTATTGCTGCTGAGGCATCGCGTCTGGCGCATTACAACAAGCGCTCGACCATCACCAGTCGGGAAATCCAAACGGCTGTTCGCCTTCTCCTGCCTGGAGAGTTGGCCAAGCACGCCGTCAGTGAAGGAACCAAGGCTGTCACCAAGTATACAAGCTCCAAGTAG
- the LOC122321082 gene encoding histone H2A codes for MSGRGKGGKVKGKAKSRSNRAGLQFPVGRIHRLLRKGNYAERVGAGAPVYLAAVMEYLAAEVLELAGNAARDNKKTRIIPRHLQLAIRNDEELNKLLSGVTIAQGGVLPNIQAVLLPKKTEKKA; via the coding sequence atgtctggcCGTGGCAAGGGTGGAAAAGTGAAGGGAAAGGCAAAGTCCCGATCGAATCGTGCTGGTCTTCAGTTTCCCGTTGGACGTATTCACCGTCTGCTCCGCAAAGGCAACTATGCTGAACGCGTTGGTGCCGGCGCTCCTGTTTATCTGGCTGCCGTTATGGAATACCTGGCAGCTGAAGTTCTCGAGTTAGCTGGCAATGCTGCCCGTGACAACAAGAAGACTAGGATCATTCCCCGTCATCTGCAGTTGGCCATTCGCAATGACGAGGAGTTGAACAAGCTGCTCTCTGGTGTCACCATTGCTCAGGGTGGCGTTCTGCCCAACATCCAGGCTGTCCTGTTGCCAAAGAAGACCGAGAAGAAGGCTTAA